In Bacteroides cellulosilyticus, the genomic stretch CGAACCCTGGATAGACCAAGTGAGGGATATCGTGATCTGCGGAGACATCGACCTACCGGGAAGAACCCTGGTGAAGCATCTCACCGACTACTTCGGAGAGCGTTGCCTACTCACCACACTACCCGGCGACTGCAAGGACATTTCCGACGTACTCGCCACATACGGCATCGAAGTCGTACACGAAATCATCGAATCCGCCCGACCGCAACACACAGCGGACATCGTCACCGTAAGCGAACGTGCAAACGGGATTCTGAACGTGCTGCACGGAGAATACGACCACGGATACGACGTAGGTTACGGCCCCTTGACCGACCATGTATTCCACCCCACCGACCAGGGAGGCCTGATTATCGAGACCGGAGTACCCAACAGCGGAAAGACCGATTTTCTGAACGACCTCACGTGCCGGCTCATGGCCAAGACCGGACGCTATGTATGTTACCTCTCTTTCGAAGTGCCCGACAAAGACAAGCATATCGCCCATCTCGTGCAGCTCATGCTGGGAAAAGTGAACACTGTAAATTATACCCAAGAACAGTTGAAACCTATTGTCAGTTTCCTGGATAGCCACATGGTGCACCTCGACTTGCATGAAGTATCCCCCACTCCCAACAATATCATCGCGAGAGCGGACATGGTGCGGCGCACCCTTCCACTGAAATATCTCATTATCGATCCATACCTCTTCATGGAGGTGGAAACCAACCGGTACAACACCGAAACCCAAGCCATAAAAGCCATGCTGACGCAGATGCAGGCATGGGGCAGAACCAACAATATATGGGTCATCATCGTAGCCCATCCGCGCAAACTCACCAAACTCAACGGGAAGAACGAGCTGGAAGAGATTGACATGTATACCATAGCAGGCAGTGCCAACTGGGCCAATCTGGCCGATTTCATATTTTCCATATCCCGCATCAACCGGCAGGACAGCAACTATACCCGACTCGACATGCTGAAGGTGCGCGACCAAGACCTGTGCCAGACAGGAAGCGTCCTATATGTCCGACAAGCCTGCGGACGTTACGACGAACGGGAGTCCGAAGAGCAAGTAATAGCGGAAGCACAAGGCAAAGTCATGAGTAGGGATCATTCACCTTGGATCAGGCTCATCGAAAGTTGAGGGGAATAACACTTGCGGTTGCGTCGGGCTATGCTTGTGCAAGTGTATGCTTACACAGCCGCAAGCGTCAGGCTTTGCAGCCGCAAGTGTCAAACATCACAAGTGCCACTTTCAAATCTTCCCTCTCAAGCCTTAAGGTCTCCCTATATACTCAAAAATCAGTTCCACCTGCTTGCTGGTAAAAATCTGTTGAGCAGAACGGTAGCCCGTATCCAGCAAAGCCTGATACAGAAGCACGTTCCCGCGCAACCAGCGCGAAAGGCGGTTAAGAGCCGAACGCTCCCCGATTTCAGGCGCGTATGCACGCGCTAACTCACTTTTGGAATAAGGACGGACAGGCCATTCTTCTACGGGTACATCCGTATCATGACTACATGTAATTTTCTTCATTTTACGATAACTTTTAGAGTACTGTTTATGCTATAAAGGTACAAAAAAGTCATCGGATATCACCTATTCCGAAACAGGTTTATCAAGTGTCAATGTCACTCATTTTCACAGGTCCGGGAGGTTGTATCTTTGTATTGCTCACCACGGAGGACGCAGAGTTTCACAGAGCCGACCGAGCCTTTCCGCGAGAGCTTAATTATTTAATTATTAACTATTTAATTTATTAACCATGGGATTGAATTACAGTATCGCAATGCTCAAAAATCCGCAAAACCAGGATGAGAGCGCAAAGGCGTATGCCAAGTCACAAATCACAGGGGAACTGTCCCTGAAAGAACTGAGCCGCCGTGTAGCCGCGCAGACCACCGCCAGTCGTGCCGACGTCACCGCGGTTATCATCGCTACCGTGGAAAACATGATTGACGGCCTGCGTGCAGGCGAACAAGTAGACTTCGGAGATCTGGGAAAATTTCGTCTTCAAATTACTAGCCGGGGTGCAGAAACCGCGGAAAAATTTACGGCTACCAACATCACCGGAGTTAATATCCAATTCATTCCGGGCGAAGATTTGAAAACCATATTCTCGGGTCTTGAGTTTTCACTCGTACCTACCCGTGCTGCCACGCGTCTGCTGCTCAAAGCTCAAAAGGCAGGACAGACGACAGTGGACTTTTCAAAAACGCCCTCTTCCGATGGAAATTCCGGCAGTAAACCGGATGACGGTGGCAACACCGGTGGCGGAGGACTGGATGAAAACCCGCTGGGATAGAATTTAAAAGCGTAGCCTTCAGAAATTAACAATGAAAGGCTGCGCAGATTCCAATTACTAATTATTTATTACTAATAGCTAATTACTAAATTACAGTTACATGGAAAAAAAATCAAATTCAACCTGGAGTGTAATCATCAAAGTTGTAATTGCCGTAGCGTCCGCATTGGCAGGCATATTCGGACTGAATGCCTGCATGGGCTTAGGAGCATGACGACGGGCAGTTTCTATCAGAACTATCGGGAGGTACGCCTCCTGGTAGTTCATTGCTCAGCAACACGATGCGACAGAAACTTCTCAGTAGAAGCTTTGCATCGATGCCACTTGGCAAAAGGGTTTGCAAGTATCGGTTATCATTTCTACATCACACGTAATGGACAGGTACACATTTGTCGTCCGGTTCACCAGATCGGGGCACACGCCACGAGCTGGAATGATAAAAGTATTGGCATCTGCTATGAAGGCGGACTCAACGAGGACGGTCAAACGGCTGATACGAGAACGTATGCACAAAAATGTTCACTCCTGGATCTATTAAGGCAGCTAAAAGCGGATTATCCAAAAGCAAAGATATTAGGACATTATCAGCTCAGTAAATCAGTGCATAAGGCGTGTCCCTGCTTTGACGCAAAACAGGAATATCAGGAACTCTTCTAATCAAGAGTTCCAATCCGCTTTATATCTTCAAGAACTTGATGAGTAAAAGCTTTTCTCCCTTTGAGATTCATAAAAAGAGCGTTGAAATAATATTCGTGCCTAGTGAAACGATTATCGTACGTATAATCAAGACAAGGTATCCCCATCTGCTCGAATATACGAATAAAAGACGTAATATAAGTTTCGTATGCCCGCGGCGTGAAGTAAGCACAAAGGGCGGCAGACATAGGCAATGACACTATGACGGGCTTGTAGCCTCTTTCTCGCAAAAATTCTATCATATTGCACATCATCAAAACAGACACATCCCTACCTTCCTGCAACTCCTTTGTTAAAGGTGCATCCAAACTTTGGATATTAAACTCCGGCTTCCAACACTTCTCTATCCAGCAACGCGCATCCTCCTCCATTTCAATCGCCTGCATAGGCTGTCCTGAAATATCCAATCGACGATCAGGATCAATATCTTTTACCAGATAACGTAAAGCACTAAAATTGTAAAGCAACGGATATTGCATATAACTACATAAATCTTTAAACTTGGGATGATACTTAATCTGCAAACCATCAAGAATGGACGCAAACTTTGCAAGATAACGCTTACTTGACGGATATCGGTTTAAATATCCACTGACCGACGAGAAAGCCACAATAGGTAGAATGACCGTGGCACCTTGCTTCATAAAGCTATGATAGAAGCGTAACACTTCCAAGTCCATATCAAGTCCCTGAGTTCCCGATGACCAATTCTGCCCTCTGATATCCTCGTAGAAGAATGCGAACCGGGCAGGATTGCTTCCAACATTAACCACTTCATAATTACGTTGCAAGTTGCTACGATAGCCGTTATTACTTACAAATTGTTTGGATAAAGCCATATTATTCTTCCACCAATTCGTTTTTTTGACAAGCTTATTGAGCACAATAAAAAACATGATCACACAAAAGACTATAAAAACTGTTATGGCGCAAACAAATCCCCAAAAAGAACTCAGATAACATATTACCACATAGCATATCAATGCTAACATCACCACCACTCTATGACGGCTGGCCTTTACTAATAACTTCAAAAAAATAGTCATATATAATTAAAATCCTGCACAGTTAGACGATTCGGGATGATAACGGAAATTTTGATTTAAAGTTGAAATGGTATTCATATCTTCTTTCGTAATTTCAAAAGAAAAGATATCTGATATTTCTTGAATGTGATGAGTCTTGAAAGCACGGAATATAGGTGCAATACCACATTGTATGCTCCAACGAAGCATTATCTGCGCCACAGACTTGTCGTACTTGACTCCAAGCTGCAACAGTGTAGGATTCTCTTTCACCAGTGCAATCATAAGGCAAAGTGAAGAACATGCCTGCAAAGCAATATGCTTATGTTTACAATACGCTTGTAAATCCTCGCAGACATTGAACGGGTGTATTTCCGTTTGCACTACATGAGGTATGATTTCTGCCACGCCCTCCATTGCCTCAAGATGACGCACACGCGCATTGGCTATACCAATCGCTTTTACCTTACCTTTACGGTAAATCTTCTCCAACTTCTTCCAATTTTCAATATAATGACCAGGTACCGGCCAATGCAACAACATCAGATCGAGTTGTTCCAAACCTAAGGTTTTCAAGCTTTCATCTACATAATTCTCTATATTTCCTTCATATTGCTGAGCATTTCCAATCTTGGATGTGATAAAAAAATCATCGCGCTCAACCAGCCCCTCTTTAACAAGCATTTTGATACTCTTACCAATAAATCTTTCACTCTTGCCATAGTCGTGCGAAGTGTCAAGGCCTTTGATATTAGCATTATAAGAATTTTCTATAATCCGCTTGAATTGATTCAAGTCTATATCTTTCAAACCCATTATTAATGGTAATCCCTGAAAAAGACGAGGCATTTCAACCCCGTTGGCCAATTTTATATCACTATCACCTATTACTTGCATATCTTGGATTTAATATAATGAACGATTTTGCTTCTATCCTCTTTATTCATTCCAATATAATACGTACAAACAGCCATAGCAACC encodes the following:
- a CDS encoding N-acetylmuramoyl-L-alanine amidase, which encodes MTTGSFYQNYREVRLLVVHCSATRCDRNFSVEALHRCHLAKGFASIGYHFYITRNGQVHICRPVHQIGAHATSWNDKSIGICYEGGLNEDGQTADTRTYAQKCSLLDLLRQLKADYPKAKILGHYQLSKSVHKACPCFDAKQEYQELF
- a CDS encoding smalltalk protein encodes the protein MEKKSNSTWSVIIKVVIAVASALAGIFGLNACMGLGA
- a CDS encoding aldo/keto reductase family protein codes for the protein MQVIGDSDIKLANGVEMPRLFQGLPLIMGLKDIDLNQFKRIIENSYNANIKGLDTSHDYGKSERFIGKSIKMLVKEGLVERDDFFITSKIGNAQQYEGNIENYVDESLKTLGLEQLDLMLLHWPVPGHYIENWKKLEKIYRKGKVKAIGIANARVRHLEAMEGVAEIIPHVVQTEIHPFNVCEDLQAYCKHKHIALQACSSLCLMIALVKENPTLLQLGVKYDKSVAQIMLRWSIQCGIAPIFRAFKTHHIQEISDIFSFEITKEDMNTISTLNQNFRYHPESSNCAGF
- a CDS encoding HU family DNA-binding protein, with the translated sequence MGLNYSIAMLKNPQNQDESAKAYAKSQITGELSLKELSRRVAAQTTASRADVTAVIIATVENMIDGLRAGEQVDFGDLGKFRLQITSRGAETAEKFTATNITGVNIQFIPGEDLKTIFSGLEFSLVPTRAATRLLLKAQKAGQTTVDFSKTPSSDGNSGSKPDDGGNTGGGGLDENPLG
- a CDS encoding bifunctional DNA primase/helicase, with the translated sequence MKPFYYLCDFPERKNAGKNFVTECPKCGKKHLYISKTTGAFHCFSSGCDFKGKLKDFWEERPSYNSSFTGTAGDKFMGTHYPTHNIRQERESGNGSGKATSEVPMIPEDYKKLPPEVFSKIKPLTDDPETKDQNQLAARRYLADQGISLKTAIEAHIGCLMHRCYGKDEANKSTGTMHHCIAYVNFLNGQPINVKYRSCDPSTIKATDEGETTGREKAAGYTKFWSQDSPTTPCPPYHIDCINPLKVAEETILRLIITEGEKDVLTLKEAGYHYVISVPNGAASDLSKSFEAFEPWIDQVRDIVICGDIDLPGRTLVKHLTDYFGERCLLTTLPGDCKDISDVLATYGIEVVHEIIESARPQHTADIVTVSERANGILNVLHGEYDHGYDVGYGPLTDHVFHPTDQGGLIIETGVPNSGKTDFLNDLTCRLMAKTGRYVCYLSFEVPDKDKHIAHLVQLMLGKVNTVNYTQEQLKPIVSFLDSHMVHLDLHEVSPTPNNIIARADMVRRTLPLKYLIIDPYLFMEVETNRYNTETQAIKAMLTQMQAWGRTNNIWVIIVAHPRKLTKLNGKNELEEIDMYTIAGSANWANLADFIFSISRINRQDSNYTRLDMLKVRDQDLCQTGSVLYVRQACGRYDERESEEQVIAEAQGKVMSRDHSPWIRLIES
- a CDS encoding DUF4248 domain-containing protein; translated protein: MKKITCSHDTDVPVEEWPVRPYSKSELARAYAPEIGERSALNRLSRWLRGNVLLYQALLDTGYRSAQQIFTSKQVELIFEYIGRP